A section of the Dehalobacter sp. DCM genome encodes:
- a CDS encoding HAD family hydrolase has protein sequence MKEVNNYNVILFDLDGTLTDPGNGIINSIQYALNHFGITEDDRESLKKFIGPPLRESFMVYFNFDHDAAVAAVEKYREYFRVKGIYENVVYPLIPELLADLCVSGKKLILATSKPTEFAVQILDHFKLAQYIHYTAGSNMDGSRTKKGEVIAFALSQCQLTNRPDIVMVGDRKHDMIGAREIGIDSIGVLYGYGSQDELEQEQPTLIARDVQELRALLL, from the coding sequence ATGAAAGAGGTAAATAATTACAATGTGATTTTGTTTGATTTGGATGGAACGTTGACCGACCCCGGGAACGGTATCATTAATTCCATTCAATACGCACTCAACCACTTTGGTATCACTGAAGATGACAGAGAGAGCCTGAAAAAGTTTATTGGCCCTCCGCTAAGAGAATCCTTTATGGTTTATTTTAACTTTGACCATGATGCCGCAGTAGCCGCGGTAGAAAAATATCGTGAATATTTTCGGGTTAAAGGGATCTACGAAAACGTCGTATATCCTTTAATCCCTGAACTGCTGGCGGATCTTTGTGTGAGCGGGAAAAAACTGATTCTTGCCACTTCGAAGCCAACGGAATTTGCCGTTCAAATCCTGGATCACTTTAAATTGGCCCAATACATCCATTATACTGCAGGCAGTAATATGGACGGCAGTCGTACAAAAAAAGGCGAAGTCATTGCCTTCGCCTTAAGTCAGTGTCAATTAACAAACCGTCCGGATATCGTGATGGTTGGAGATAGAAAACACGATATGATTGGAGCCCGGGAGATAGGGATCGATTCTATTGGTGTCCTGTATGGATACGGTTCCCAAGATGAGCTGGAACAGGAGCAGCCAACGCTGATCGCACGGGATGTCCAAGAACTTAGGGCGCTGCTCCTTTAG
- a CDS encoding aminotransferase class I/II-fold pyridoxal phosphate-dependent enzyme — protein MNLDWQRKAPIYEALLKYKAMRIVPFDVPGHKQGRGNPELREFLGDKCLSVDVNSMKPLDNLGHPVSVIKEAETIAADAFGAYHAFLMVNGTTSAVQAMIMSVCKQGDKVIMPRNVHKSAINALIISGAIPVYVNPGVNKQLGIPLGMSASDVEKAMKQHPDAKAIFVNNPTYYGICSDLKAITELAHRYGMYTLVDEAHGTHFYFGENMPLNAMAAGADIAAVSMHKTGGSLSQSSFLLINKSMSIGHVRQIINLTQTTSASYLLLSSLDISRRNLALDGKNIFTNVTALAEYGRAEINKIEGYYAFAKELINGDSVFDFDPTKLSVHTRDIGLAGVEVYDILRDHYDIQIEFGDIGNILAIISVGDRALALERLVSSLSEIKRLHMKDKTGMFDHEYINPVVVMAPQRAFYSNQHSLPIAESAGQISGEFVMAYPPGIPILAPGERITGEIIDYIIYAKQKGSFLTGTEDMSIENIRVVEE, from the coding sequence ATGAACCTAGATTGGCAGAGAAAAGCTCCTATATATGAAGCACTTTTAAAATATAAGGCGATGCGCATCGTTCCTTTTGATGTGCCAGGACATAAGCAGGGAAGGGGTAATCCGGAGCTGCGGGAGTTTCTGGGGGACAAGTGTCTATCGGTCGATGTCAATTCTATGAAGCCGTTGGATAATCTCGGACATCCTGTTTCGGTCATCAAAGAGGCGGAAACCATTGCCGCCGATGCTTTTGGCGCCTACCATGCCTTTCTCATGGTCAATGGAACAACTTCGGCAGTCCAGGCGATGATCATGAGTGTCTGCAAACAGGGAGACAAGGTCATCATGCCTCGTAACGTCCATAAGAGCGCCATTAATGCCTTGATCATAAGCGGAGCGATACCGGTCTATGTTAATCCCGGTGTCAATAAACAATTGGGTATTCCTTTGGGTATGTCAGCTTCAGATGTTGAAAAGGCAATGAAACAGCATCCGGATGCTAAGGCGATATTTGTTAATAACCCAACCTACTACGGTATTTGTTCCGATTTAAAAGCCATTACAGAACTTGCTCATCGTTACGGCATGTATACTTTAGTCGATGAGGCTCATGGAACGCACTTTTATTTTGGAGAAAATATGCCGCTGAATGCGATGGCCGCCGGTGCGGATATAGCTGCTGTCAGCATGCATAAAACGGGCGGCAGTTTGAGTCAAAGCTCATTCTTGCTTATTAATAAGAGCATGAGTATCGGCCATGTTCGCCAGATCATTAATCTCACTCAGACGACGAGTGCTTCGTATCTGCTTCTGTCTTCTTTGGATATATCCAGGCGTAATTTAGCTCTGGACGGGAAAAATATCTTTACAAATGTGACTGCTCTCGCAGAATACGGGCGTGCTGAAATTAACAAAATTGAAGGTTATTATGCCTTTGCCAAGGAACTGATCAACGGGGACTCCGTTTTTGACTTTGACCCGACGAAGCTGTCGGTACATACTCGCGACATCGGGTTGGCCGGCGTCGAGGTTTATGATATATTACGTGATCACTATGACATTCAAATCGAATTCGGAGATATCGGCAATATTCTTGCCATTATTTCCGTGGGGGACAGGGCCTTAGCTCTGGAACGTCTCGTGTCGTCGCTATCGGAGATTAAACGGCTTCACATGAAAGATAAGACAGGGATGTTTGATCATGAGTATATCAATCCGGTAGTTGTCATGGCACCACAGCGCGCATTTTACTCCAATCAGCATTCACTTCCCATTGCGGAGAGTGCAGGGCAAATCAGCGGAGAATTTGTCATGGCCTATCCGCCGGGGATACCCATACTGGCACCGGGGGAGAGAATCACCGGTGAAATCATCGACTACATTATTTATGCTAAACAAAAAGGTAGTTTTCTTACAGGAACGGAAGATATGTCCATCGAAAATATCCGAGTTGTGGAGGAATGA
- the speE gene encoding polyamine aminopropyltransferase, whose protein sequence is MELWYTEQHTENVRFSIRVDEQLYTGQSEFQKIDVFRSKEFGNFLTLDGLMMLTEKDEFIYHDMMVHVPMATNLGVKNVLVIGAGDGGSVRELTRYTTIENIDMVEIDKLVVDVCRQYLPTTAGKLDDPRVHLYFEDGLRFVRSKENLYDLIIVDSTDPFGPGEGLFTKEFYGNCFKALKHDGILVNQHENPYYDTYAQAMQRAHLRIRESFPICRVYQAHIPTYPSGHWLFGFASKKYDPVADIHEAGWNSLGLKTKYYNTQIHKGSFALPSYVLELLNENI, encoded by the coding sequence ATGGAATTATGGTATACGGAGCAGCATACGGAGAATGTCCGCTTTTCTATTCGGGTTGATGAACAGCTTTATACCGGTCAGAGCGAATTCCAGAAGATTGATGTCTTCAGGTCCAAAGAGTTCGGAAACTTTCTTACACTGGATGGACTGATGATGCTTACAGAGAAAGATGAATTTATTTACCATGATATGATGGTTCATGTGCCTATGGCTACCAACTTGGGAGTAAAAAATGTCCTGGTTATTGGAGCCGGAGACGGCGGAAGTGTCAGAGAGTTAACGCGATATACGACGATTGAAAATATTGACATGGTTGAAATCGATAAACTGGTCGTCGATGTGTGTCGTCAGTATTTGCCCACAACTGCCGGCAAACTGGATGACCCCAGGGTCCACCTTTATTTTGAAGATGGCCTGCGTTTTGTCCGTTCCAAAGAGAATCTGTACGATTTGATCATCGTCGATTCGACAGATCCGTTCGGGCCGGGTGAAGGACTCTTTACGAAGGAATTTTACGGGAACTGCTTTAAAGCTTTAAAGCATGACGGAATTCTTGTCAATCAGCACGAAAATCCGTATTATGATACCTATGCCCAAGCGATGCAAAGAGCACATCTGCGTATCCGGGAGTCTTTCCCGATCTGCCGGGTCTATCAGGCACATATTCCCACATACCCCTCCGGACACTGGCTATTTGGTTTTGCATCAAAGAAATACGACCCGGTTGCCGATATCCACGAAGCCGGATGGAATAGCCTCGGACTAAAGACTAAGTACTACAACACACAAATCCATAAAGGGAGCTTTGCGCTGCCGAGTTA